The DNA sequence GGGCGCGCGACCACCGGCGTGCTGCGCTGGGGCGGCTTCGGCCGCACCTCGGCCGCGATCGCCGGCGCCGCGCTGTCGTGGAGCCTGTTCCTCGCCGTCGAGGTCAAGGACGGCTTCTACTACAAGTTCTCGCCCGGCGACTTCGCGTTCAACAGCGCCGGCGCCGCCCTCGCCGCGGCGATGGTGCTGGTGCCCGCGCTCGATCGCTGGCTCGACTTCCGGGTCCAGTACTTCCCGAGCGACGAGTACCTGGGGCTGTGGCGCGGCGAGTACAACGGGCCCAAGAAGGGCAACAGCCTGAACATCGCCGAGGACTACTCGGGCGAGACCTACGTGCTGGCGCTGCACCTCGGCGCGGTGCCGCGGCCGCGCGCGACCCCGCGGGCGGTCGCGACCGCGCTCGAGTACCTCGACCTCGGCGTCGGGTTCGAGAGCCGCAAGTACAAGCCCGACGCCGCGGCCGACGCCGTCCCGACGCAGCGGCTGTTCCTCGGCGTCACGCTCGATCTGCAGCACGTGCTCGATCGCGCGCTGGGCGGTCGCCCGAGCCGGGCCGCGCGCGTCACCCGCGCGATCGGGCGCAACCTGTTCGAGTACCTGGCGCCGCCGTTCGCGCTGGTGCCGGTGGTGTCGAGCACCCGCGACGCCAGCGGTCCGGCCCCGCCGCAGTAGCGGTACGCGTCGGGCGTTCGACCGGGTCGCCGTGACCGCGACGCAGCGGCCCGGCCCCGACGCAGTAGCGGCGATCTACAGGTGGTAGCCGGGGTTGTCGCGCTCGAGCTTGCGCAGGAGCCCCGGCCACGCCAGCCCGGCGCCGAGGCCGCGCATGACCGCCGCCTGCTGCGCGTTGGCGCCGGCGATGATCCGCGGATCGACCGGGATCAGCTCGCCGCCGCCCTGGGCCCGCACCTGGATCGCGCAGGTCGCCTCGAACACGTACATGCGCAGGAACGCGTCGGCGACCGACTCGCCGACGGTGAGCAGGCCGTGGTTGCGCAGCATCAGGAAGCCGTTGGTGCCGAGGTCGTTGACCAGCCGCGGCTTCTCGTCATCGCGCAAGGCCACCCCCTCGTAGGCGTGGTAGCCGAGCGACGCCAGGACGAAGATCGACTGCTGCGAGATCGGCAGCACGCCGCCCTGCTGGGCCGACACCGCCACGCCGTTGAGGCTGTGGGTGTGCAGCACGCACTGCGCGTCCTCGCGCGCGGCGTGGACGGCGCTGTGGATCGTGAAGCCGGCCGGGTTGATCTCGTGCGGGCTCGGCAGGACCGGGCGCCGGTGA is a window from the Myxococcales bacterium genome containing:
- a CDS encoding DUF2279 domain-containing protein — protein: MRFVVATLIALVAVTAAPAARADCTLALADAPCLTPWLDQGAPMPWRAPAPPPDHRGRAAAVVGGLYVGFSAWAYLAWYRDVESLDEFGVGGDGWFGRNTYAGGADKLGHAWATYTLGRATTGVLRWGGFGRTSAAIAGAALSWSLFLAVEVKDGFYYKFSPGDFAFNSAGAALAAAMVLVPALDRWLDFRVQYFPSDEYLGLWRGEYNGPKKGNSLNIAEDYSGETYVLALHLGAVPRPRATPRAVATALEYLDLGVGFESRKYKPDAAADAVPTQRLFLGVTLDLQHVLDRALGGRPSRAARVTRAIGRNLFEYLAPPFALVPVVSSTRDASGPAPPQ